The following nucleotide sequence is from Pangasianodon hypophthalmus isolate fPanHyp1 chromosome 8, fPanHyp1.pri, whole genome shotgun sequence.
aaacttattttatttagcattaccATCTTTTTGGAAtgatttaaattagattttctaATGCATGTTCTAAAGTGTTTTAATAAGatagaaattattataaaataacatgttgGAATTTGTTGTGTAATAAAATGTCTAATTAACTGTGGAATTGTGTGGGGGAAAAGTGTTGAGTATAAGATTAATTGGTTCTGAGAAGTCAGGCTTGTTAACTAATTACTCAGATTTCTGTGCACTAATTACTCGTATTTCCTGGTGTCCATGAGCTAAGATAATGCCGAAAGGAAGTTGCTTTGTGTTGGTGTTATGGTGTACACTGGTTCAGAGAGAGGggcatttattttaagaacACCCCCAGGCACTGACACTCACCTATCTATTTCTGGGTCTCCTCAGTGGACTGATATTACTGTGGTAACAATTTCTCATAGCTGAGTCATCATAAGACTAGacagtaatttttttccacacagcATTTATCCCTTTGAGTTTCTGAGACAgtaattattttctattgtCTGTTAGTCTTTCTGATAATCATGAGTCACCTTTACAAAAACATACCCAATACTACTCAATGCTGCTTGTTACGCAACAGTTATGTGCTGTTGAAATCTGCCATATAATATTTGTTGAGTTTACAAAACTGCCCCTGAGAGTGACTCAGAAGTGACTCAGAAGCTTTGTTTTTGTACCATTTCGGAGTGATCTGTGACAAGCTTTCTGTATGCAAATCTCAACCTTTACAGCTGTAAGGAAAACCTCTAAACTGATCCCAGATCAGATTGCAGCTTCCAACTAGTGCCCCTCTTGTGGTTTTTTTGATTTGTAAAATTGCTTTTCTGCAACTCTGCATTGTTGGAGATACTTGTGTGAGGCTAAACAAggggaacagagagagaaatgaaagtgGACTCAGACGTGTACCCCTAATTGTGCGAGTGAGGGGTGGGTGGTGGAAGGTTTGGGGGGAGAATTGCTTGTCTTGCACTGGCCTGAAAGTGATACCCTTGTCTCTCCCAGCCTGACCCGCTCCCCTTTACTCCGCCCACAGGATACCTGAGAGTGGGGGTCTCAGGGGAACTGCACCAGGCGAGGCTTTCAGTGGCCGTGAAaggagagcagaaaaaaaatgagagagagagagagagagagagaaggagagagagagagagagagagagagagagtagaaaaaaatcctaacaataTACAGTATCCATCCCTAGAGTGGGGCTAGCAGGTgaaatattatctgctcagtcACTGTACAATGGGGGCAAGAGTCCTTTAATAGATGTGGGGCCTTCACAGGTGAGTGGGTGGGACTGACAGCTCTCTCCAATCCTGTTGGAGTTAAATGAGTTCAAGGCTCCAAGCAGCAGGACCAGAGAGGGCTCAGAATCGTGCAGCATCCATATCATCCATATTcttctgaacttttttttttttttttttttttacatattaattcatttaagaGTAATATATTAAGAGAATTATATAATGTTTGTTGCTGTCTACTGCTATTTGCGCCCACATATAGTGTGAGGACCACacaagttcaattcaattcaattttatttgtatggcactttttaaaaaatggacataGTCTCAATTaagcagcattacagaaatatatcaattccggatataaattttaaatgtataaatttatccctaatgtgcaagccagaggtgatggtggcaaggaaaaactccctgagacaatatgaggaagaaaccttgagaggatccagacaaaagggaacccatcttcatctgggtgacaccagatagagcgattataaatcatttatctTCTATAACTTTATACTATATAGACCaaaagtgcaactgtgtaaccatgaacttatgagcttatgagcaacttatgaatatgagcgtcagagttatttctgaattcattatagttttaacatgagGTCTATTtggttgaagttatcaactgttcaatgatggagacttgagtgcaaaactgtagCAATTGCGGTCCtaagccatctttatggtttctaagtggtaccatccacagtaatctcacttATCATTGATCTTGGacaaagaacattaaaaaaagatattttattgtttctaaacTAACATTATTGGCGCAGTTGTGTgttttgcaaataaaaatatctttaaagaGTTTCCATGTTCTTCTGACATACTAATATATCCACTCTAAACCTATAATTAGTGGACAGAAAGATGACCATAGTGTGACCATATTTAAGTGCATGACAACAAGTGGAGCAGGAGTCAATGTTTCTCCATGGTTATACCTACCATCTCCAGTTATTGCAGCTTTATGCTCTAATATGCCAACCCATTCTGATATCTACCTTCTCTTTAAAACAAAAGAGTCACTTTCATGTTCTGAGGTGTAAGTGTCCTGTAGCCCCTTCTGACAGTAGTGACACACCATCAGTGGCCACACTCAGCCCTCACACCTCAGAAGTGGCACAGCGTGCTGGGCGTAATCCAAGCTGTGAGGAAGTCGCCGTAAAGGGTAAATGCCCCTACAGTCGAGGTGTTTcctatacatatacacacacatccatatcCTTGCAATGAATGTAACTGAGACTCAGAGGCCATTGAACGACATTATAATTGGCCTCACCATTGTGAGCTTCTGAATGGGATGGTTACCCAAGAAGCCTCATGTTGGTCTAGGTACATTCGCTTTGAACATTTTGCAGACACAAAAGGTCAGCCTGGGGAGGAACAAAGATGAGAGAGCTCTGCAGTGTTCTTTCAGTTTTCCTTTGGCACTGTGAAGAAAGACAAGTGGACAATGCTGTCTAATAAACAGTTcatacttccttttttccttatGCTGCAGGCTAATATTTACACTACAATCAAAGTCTTTGTTTGCTAAAGACTTGTAACTTAATAGAGTTTAGATACAAATAACAGAATAATTTCACACTTTCATACAACTTGCCACGTCTGCTGCTATAGTTTACGACTTCTAGTAAGAGTTGTATTACTGACTTTCCTAAACTTGTTAATGCATATTATCATTAAACCTCAGTGGTATTTTTGGATGAACATTATGTGgataaaaaacatattatttgTAGCAAACACTGCCCCAGATCTCACATAAGAAGACTTCTACACTGATATGCTACACTCTTACACTGTTCACTGTTCTACACTGATATGCATCGTCAAGGGCTACAGACTGCTGTGAAAAGCTTATGCATTATTCATGCCATCATCTCATGtgacattttctattattttctctgCTTGCTCAGATAATGATCTTCCTAAAAAGgcaccagcttttttttttttttttacctctgtgGTTCATCCACAGGTGCACATAGTGTGCTTTCATGCCACATGAAATTAAAGTTTTATGCAGCCTCTTCAAATTGAGATCCAAATGGTCCTTTTGTTGCTGGAAGAGCAACAGATGCCCAATGAAACCTGTTTGAGCTGGGAATTATACACTGGACCTGGTGCTTAAGACTTAGCTTTAGATGTGTCAGAGGATATGTGAAGATGAACTTCTTGCTCCTCCTGTGGTGTGACTTCCACCTTCAGTGCATCTTATCTCTCACTgccatgctctctctctctctctctctctctctctctctctctctctctctctgcttgttGCTCAGACTTGCAGCAGATGGAGAGTACGGCCTAGTTTTAGCTTTTGTTCTGATGTCCCAAGAGAGTCCAAGCCCTTTTTTTCAGACTCCTACTCTCCTTATCTCCTATGAAATGCAGGGACTTTGCTTTTCAGTAGGGTAaagcacagaaacaaacatgtaCTCTGTCCACAGTTGCTCACTGAAaaatactgacttttttttctactctGCAGAATATCTGAACTTGTATGTGTATCAATTTATGCATTCATAACAAAGATCCGATAACAAATGATTAAATGGATGAAGCAGGGGGAAATCATTTGAAAcgctataaataaaaaatgttacataaaccgAGTCAGAAGTCAGAAGTTTGGTTAAATCCTAAATTCATCTCTTACTTACTCTAGTTGAATGACAAGTCTACTGCTATATGCTAATATACAATTATAATATTCTAGAGTAAAACCCATGAACttatgtagtagtagtagtagtagtaacccTTTAACTTTTGCAGAAAGTTATCAGAGCGTTGGtaattttgttcatgtttaagGCTTACTCTACCATCAGACCAGCCTTGCCTGATAAATTATTTACTCTGCAGTACAGCAGAATTTTATTCTTCGTTTAGAACCGGTTGTACAGTTCACTGGAACACTGTTACCCGCTTTACATTGCATTGCGTTTAGAGGGACATGTTATAAATCTAACTGTCAGACGTCTCACCATGGCATCTAGTTGCCAAATAACTATGATTCTACAAGATAAGAGAAGTAACAGTTTCTTCTGATGCCTTCAAAAGAACGAAGGTGGTGATTAAAATGTAGGGCGGAGCGATTCattccattatttttttatggacATCATTTTTTAGGAGATATCAGATATCTGAGAAGCGGCTACGCTTTATGCGCGCTGTGTTTACGCCCAAGAAGAACCACTTAAAGCACGTGAACGATGAGTAAGAAGTGGAACAATTGAAATGAGCAACTGCTGATGGTTTTATAGAGTCTGTTAGAATGTGCCgcctctttcattctctcattctacacacacacgcacacacacacacaaacgctcacccacacacacgcacgccaGCGCGCGCGCAAGGAGGGAAGGGCGTGTTGTTTACGTTTTGCCCTCAACGCTCATGCATGCTCAATATTTCATGAGACGTGAAACCTCAACTTATGCAGTCTCCCAGCTGTTACCACGAACACTGCACAATTAAAATGAAGCGACAGTGTCCATGCTGCCGGGGCATTTTCATTGGAGTTTGGTGCGCGCAGTGGGGGCTGGGGGATTTGGGGGGGGGGCAATTACTTAAATTACTAAGGGCATTAGTAGCCTATTGCTGTTTGGTTAACAAGGACTTGTTGTTTAGTTAACAGGTTGAAAAATATGCACGTTTCAGGTCatagaaagggaaaaaatggcCTGAGATGCgtctgaaaaaaaattgcaattaaaataaaccgaagtaaaattacttttaaatctTATAAAcccacaaagacatttttgttGCAATGTAACAAAGACTACACGCTTATTCGAGGGTCCTTGGGTAGGGGTTTTCTGCATATAGCTTTGTAAAAGTGCTCTAGTTTGGAACTTTCTCTGAGAGCAAGAATCTTCAGGAGTTCCCTCTAGAGATTAgacctttttattatttttttcttttgaacatTAAACCAAATGAATAACTTTGCAATTAAGAACccttagaatttttttaatcatgcacAAAGCAACTAATGTTATATAGAGAGCGTAAAAGCTACTGCGAGCTGATAAGGATCTTTTACTAACTAACTTTACcgcaggtgaaaaaaaaaaagcctcaaaaCTTTCGGGATGGGAAATTTGAGAGTATTTGTCGTTTAAGCGTCACATGTAACAGGAACAATGCAGATGGCTTCGCTCGTTCTAGGGAAGATAaaggtataaatataaaagttgtAAATAATTGATCATGGCAAGGGTGCACATGATATTGCCTGTTATTATCCACATGCTAATCTGATTGGGCAAAACAGGGGGCgggaatgtaaaaaaaaagccaggtaCTGAGAGCGCGTAGTCGTTAATAATTTGTTAGCTTTTCCAGTGAAATAGTTTTTGCAAGCGTGGAAGCGTGGAGGAAAACACTCCAGAATATTAtatggaagtaaaaaaaaactgaacaatgaaattatgtgaatattaatgtgtgtgtgtgtgtgagagagagagagagagagagagcgcacgGGAGCATGTTGGCGTGCGTCCACTGGTTTGTAAGTGCGTGCATGGGCAcctagagtgtagtgtagtgtgtgtgcgtgtgtgtgtgtgtgtgtgggcaccCGGTGCTTACTGGCGGGCgcgtgagcgtgtgtgtgtgtgtctctggagTCAGGTCCTGAGGGACACGGCAGCTCGCGGTGTGTAAGGACGTGGCGCGCTCACCAGCTGACAGCGCGTGCTACTCTAAAGACATTCAACACCGCGCGCACGGGCCTGCCAACAGAGCGCGCGCCAATTAATATACACCACTACAGCAGCCGTGCGCGCGACTCTTTCTGTTCCAAACACACAACGCGGCTCTGAGACTGACTTCAGGTTAGACTGAGGATTTGTCGGGCACTTCTAAGCCAAATAACTGCAGAGATAAATAAGTGGGTAAGGGGCTGCCTGTGAATATTTATTATGCTGTAACATACAGTAGCACCATATGGACAGCGAGGACTCCAGTAATATACGAGCCAAGCAATTCATTTGAGAACTGTTGCCTAAGAAACCTGTAGCAAATAATTTATTACCATTTTGTACATCGTTTTCCCTTGTTGGAAATCAAATATCAAGTTATGCAAGTTACAAACCCTGGATACATGTTTGCAAGCAGCGAAATTATCAACATCGAATACAAGCGTGCATATTTAGggtattaaacatatttatttttaataatgtttattattattattattattagtagtagtagtagtagtagtagtagtagtggaattagtagtagtagtattaacaacaacaacaacaacaacaataataataataataataataataattattattattattattattattagcagtagtattattattattattattagttttttttttttacatttcaaaacACTTAGGtgcatgttctttctttctgaaagtAAATAATACTAACTGCTTCAAGATTAAATGATTTATCCTGTTAGCAGATCTTTCTCTACCAATTTGGTAGTTTATTGTAGTCAGGTTTGGGATTTCCTCTCACTTTTTGTATGTTTTCTATTATATATCGTGTATATTCTAAAGACAGACATCAGGCCTCTGCATATCCAACAACAAGGTACAATGTATTTCATAATAATGTTTTAGTTATATGAAGAAGACCAGTTGTTCCAAAGCCAGCATTCCACTCTGCAAGAGCTGCCAGTCCATCAGACACTGTTTAAACTGAATTATAACACTTCCACATTCACACTGCATGTTTAATCTGCAGTTATTTTATAATCACTACATTAATCAGAAGTTTAGCAGTTCTAACACCTAAAGCATCAAAGCTCTTCAGGGAGTAACACTGATGGTCCTATTTTGTGACATTAATGAGAAAATACTGAACAATCCAAACTTTTTTCACCATGAGaatgcatcatcatcatcatcagcagcagcagcagcataataataataataataataataataataataataataataatcatcatcataataactAGAGACATCAGTAAATAATACAGTAAGCGTTTTTTGTttctagttatttttttttattccaaaaccaaataaaacataaagcatGTGGCAAATATGCTATttttcaacataaaaaaaaagataaggcAAAcggaaataaattaataagacactttaataaacaccgTCTCCAAGCAGAAGTTGAATACAAATAATAACCTCGCATCGAAATCGAATATTCAAACTTaagaaatgtacaaaacatcTAATGGCTATATTAAATATCTTGACAAATTGGCATTACTAGACtacataaaaacaacagaaaaaaactcGTCTATTACAAAGCGTGTTTCTCAAGCCTATGGCCCGTGTTTAAAGTGCAAGTGGAGTTTAGAAGTTGCAAATCCTTcgagtttaaaaaaacaaacaaacaaacaaacaaaaaagcacaatCGTATTCTATGAAATGATCGTAGATGCATAAACTGGGTCACTTTTTTTCGGAAGACAGTTTCTGCATGACATCCGGGCCCATGGCACTGCTGCGCGCGGCAGTTGACGTGGCGTGGGGAATCTCGCCAATGTCACGACAAGGCAAACAGATTCTATTGGCGTCAAAGTtactgaaaacaacaacaacaacaacaataacaacaacaacaataacagcaacaacagcgtACATTTCAAATGGACATGAAATCGAAGTCAGGGCAACCAATGCAAACGGTAACCTATCGCAAAAGAATAGGGCGAATACGATTGACACAGAGAATCATGACGGACACGTCGGTGTCTTTGAGCGTCTCTAAAAGGCGCGCTGGCGGCTCAGCTTCAGTTCACACAGCTCGTCCTCGCTGTGCAGCTCCGCGTGTGGCTCATCCGAGTCGCTGAAGTGCGAGTGTGGCGAGAACTCTCCATCGCTCCGACTCGACCGCGGGGAGTCTTTGCTGCACTCAGAGGCAGACTTGCTCGCTCCGAGCGACACAAACGCGTCCTCCTCGTACGGGAACGACACACCGGCGAGCTGAACCGGAAATGAGGTTGGTGATCTCTCGCCTCCGTAGGCGGGCGGCAGCACATCACCATTATGCGCGTCATCTTCAGCGCCGGGAGCGCGCAGCAGGTCGGACAGCGCGTTGATGTAGATCTGTGCCATCTGGAGTGTCTCGTACTTGGACAGCTTCTTTTCGTTGTCAAAGGAGGGGATGACGCTGCGCAGCTCGTCGAAGGCGTGGTTCAGGCCGTGCATGCGCCGGCGCTCTCGTGCGTTCGCCGCTATACGTCTCTGCTTCTGCACCACGTTGGCGGGCTTGCTGGTCGGGGCGCGCTGCCTGCCCTCATCCGCCCGCGCCGCTCCCTTGAGGCGGCACAGCTCGCGCACACGTACGGCGCCCCCCACCCTTGCGCCCTTGTGCGCACCGGACACGCCCTCCGCGCTCGAGGAGCCCGAGCTGTGCGGCAGGTATTCCGCGTGCGCAGGAGCGAGCCAGGCGCGTGCGTCGCCGCCTTCCATCAGCGCCAAAGTGAGCGGAAAGCGCTCCGCACGCGCCGCGTCCGACTCCACCGCCGTCCTCGCGTCTTCGCAAGAGCTGCCCATGACGTCCATTTCCGCGTGGTTGCACGTCACGTCGGACACGGGACGGAGTTTTCCAAAAAGGTATGAAGTAAAGGTGAGTGCGCGTGAGGTGACGGGGGCTCTGGTCTCCTTCCTGCACCTGTTGCGCGTACTCCTTCCACAGGAGGATTTCTTTACTGGGTGTCTCTATGCGACGCGCCGGTTTTAAAAGCGGCACGCGCCTGGGAGCCCCCCTTCTCAAGCCGGTCGCGTGGCGCTTTGACCAATAAGAGCACTCGGGGCAGGCGCGTGTGTCCGACCAATGAGAAAGCCGCAGAGAACCCGAGACAGGTTATTatgtccaaacttttttttttatagtaccGCTGCCTGTTTAACTGGAGTGTTATTATCACAATGGCTCGTCCCACAGGACGCGCGCAGAAAGGTGCAGGAATGTGGAGAGCGCGAGCAGggtgcaaaacacacacaggcgtGTGTTCCACAGTGCAGCTGGCATGGGCATGCAAATGCACTCCGAGCGAAGAAAGGGCTGATGGGACATGCTGGACAAAATTTACTCTACCCTCTTCTTAATATTCTCAAATGACACCGCAAATATACCTTCAAACCATCCCACCTTTAAACCCGTTTTCTTTAACAGATCACTCCATCCTGAGATCTGTGAGCCATGATCCATCAGATCATAGAGGTTATAGCATGTAATAAGCGAATAAAGTATCTCAGTAAAGCTTGGGTTATAAACTTAACCATGGCTTCATCAAACACAACGCTATGAAATCATTTAATATGTCctatttacatatatacattttatatttaataactaagactacagaaaaatgtatagCGCCCATTTTAACACCTTATTTAGCCTCTTTTTGTATGCGGACAATCCAACACTTCCCTTATGAGCGATGAATGTTGAAACCATCTcaagtttcattttctttagaaCAAGTTCTTTTGATTAGACTTAAGAAACGCCCTGTTAGGCAAAAGGCGTCTGAGGGATGAAACCTAAAGCGCAGCGTTGGCGTTTACTGTCACGAGCCCgaaacagtgaaacaaaaactaacagcagcagcagcagtaataataataataataataataataataataataaacttgtATAGTGCGcaagaaataaatgtaatgtaggTTACCAtcggatgatgatgatgatgatgataaataataataataataataataggtggtggcgatgaagatgatgatgatgatggtggtggtagtgatGATAAAGacgatgatgatgttgatgctgctgctgataataataataataataataataataataataataataatacatgatgatgatgatgatgatggtggtggtggtggtgatgaagacgacgacgatgatgataaataataataataataataataataataataataataaatggtgatggtgatggtgatgatgatgaagatgaggatgatgatgatgatgatgatgattattattattattattattattactaattacCAATAGCCTTAAATCctcaaatacttttttttcaaatacttttaaaaccttttaagttttaaaaaagaaaataaaggcaCAGAATTCTAACGTTCCTTCTACTATACACACAAGAACACGATTAATTCATATGTCCTATATTTGCAAAAAGCTTTATActgaagcagaagcagaagatgacactgtgataaaaaaaaacttatctaTTGGGTTATTTTGTCAGCAAAAACATCTGCCCACATTTCTTGCTTCTCTGATGGCTAATACCACACTCTGAACACAAGTCTTGAAAGCTGTATCAGTTTCTGTCTGCACTGTTCAGGCAGAAGCGGATTTGAAGAGCTGCAACAAGAGGCGCGAGAAATGGCGCATTTCCGACGCTGCACCTTTGTGTTGTGGATGTATTCATGAAGCCGTGGCGCCTGAGCGCACTGAGCCGGAGCCGCGTCCAGTCAGCCTGCGTGGCTTGGAAGAGTTCCTAAAGCAAACAACAGGTTGGATATGGTTGCTGCCGATTATTAAAGTGTCTCGGGGACAAAGAGGACTCTATGTTCCATTGGACACGCCAGGGGGACTCTTTGGACAGAAGACACACACTGGGGCTTCAGCGCGAGCGAGTCTGCGTGCTGCATTCTTTATTCCTGTCGCCCAGGAAACGCCCACATATCGCTtagctgataaaaaaaagacacacaacaacaataacaacaagtACAAAAAGCCCCTACTGTTAAACTCTACTTTATTAAAGTAAATCTTTCAATTTCTACAGAAAATATATCATTTCCCCCTTACTGCCATTGAGTCAATCTAAAATGATAATAGCTATATTAATCTGTTGTAGTCATAATCTAAAAAATTGTATGACATCTATAACAATTTGCTTGCAGTTTAGGCATTGTGATACCAGACCTCGAGGCAAGGACATGTATCTGGACCCGTCCTCTCACCTCACCTGTTGAAGCTGCTGTAAAAGTTCAAACTGAGCTCAGTTTTGCTTTACTGTTGCTCACATGTGAGTAATGTAAAGCCCTGTGCATGGCAGGTAGGATAGACAGACTCTAGGACATTTCACTGCCAGTCAGAGCGCCTCAGGCTTACATGCGCCCTCTAGTGGTCACTCAGCGTGCTGCAACATAACGTGCAGAAAAGTTGCAATAAAGGGCCAGAGACTACCAGAAAGTCTACTTAAACCAGGGCACGTCATTTTCACTGTCTAATCTGGTACATATTACGTAATATAAACATCAATATAATTTCAGATAATATTCTTATAATGTTACTTTCCCAGAAGGTGTTGTATTACTATTACATCACTCTAGTTTTACTTTCACTAGACAGCCTCAAATGAAGTGTAAAAGTTTAAAGGAGAAAACTGTAATTGCCATAAAGGCCCTTTTAACTGTGGTGATCCTAGAGACTGTGGGAGccctaaggaaaaaaaaaaaaaacatgaagccCTTCTAACTCTTCTGTTTCTTACTGATTGTACATACTGGAGTTTTTATGGGGTTCTCATGTTTCCCACACTGTATTCCTGCATATTGTAGTTATTTACAgaattaattatatttgtttaattttatagtacaatataaaaatacaatatgaattgtattttaaattcaCTGTAGGCTAAGAccca
It contains:
- the atoh1a gene encoding protein atonal homolog 1a, translated to MDVMGSSCEDARTAVESDAARAERFPLTLALMEGGDARAWLAPAHAEYLPHSSGSSSAEGVSGAHKGARVGGAVRVRELCRLKGAARADEGRQRAPTSKPANVVQKQRRIAANARERRRMHGLNHAFDELRSVIPSFDNEKKLSKYETLQMAQIYINALSDLLRAPGAEDDAHNGDVLPPAYGGERSPTSFPVQLAGVSFPYEEDAFVSLGASKSASECSKDSPRSSRSDGEFSPHSHFSDSDEPHAELHSEDELCELKLSRQRAF